From the genome of Streptomyces sp. NBC_01116, one region includes:
- a CDS encoding tyrosinase family oxidase copper chaperone has product MSPTPANPGGTRVPSRRIVLRGAFTAAVVTGTAGTLLPLLDRERAAAARPAPRATASGPVPTADEFAEMYRGREIRGTATAVVPAGATADDRVAIAAGPGAEVRIDGRPLHVMRRADGTYLSDVRHYESYPTLLETARAAVDELGAAGLAHPVAHRM; this is encoded by the coding sequence ATGAGCCCCACCCCAGCGAATCCGGGCGGAACCCGCGTTCCCTCCCGCCGGATCGTCCTGCGCGGAGCCTTCACCGCCGCGGTGGTCACCGGCACCGCGGGCACCCTGCTCCCGCTGCTCGACCGGGAGCGGGCCGCCGCGGCCCGGCCCGCGCCCCGGGCGACCGCATCCGGCCCGGTGCCGACGGCGGACGAGTTCGCCGAGATGTACCGGGGCCGGGAGATCCGGGGGACGGCCACGGCCGTCGTCCCCGCCGGCGCCACGGCCGACGACCGGGTCGCGATCGCCGCCGGACCGGGCGCCGAGGTCCGCATCGACGGCAGGCCCCTGCACGTCATGAGGCGGGCCGACGGCACCTATCTGAGCGACGTCCGGCACTACGAGTCGTATCCCACGCTGCTGGAGACGGCCCGTGCCGCCGTCGACGAGCTGGGCGCCGCCGGACTCGCCCACCCCGTCGCACACCGCATGTGA
- a CDS encoding nitroreductase gives MPDPSARTAAPESGARPASGLLRRALADVRSSRAPGPAPYVPERPFPGPGAGLPLAGDEPRPGMGPGGRAAVDLDRVLRLSLAAPAGAPGRLRPVPSAGALHPVCAHLLVGPGCSLPPGRYAYDPRAHRAHQRGPAPDDPPPGVLVVLTAAASRTVAHYGHRAWPLLLLDTGHAAAALALAGSPAADVLVCLDADAALLSAAAGLPAAPDRPGARPGGEPELPLAAVRLTPAGTTAESHGTLSAWADSPRAATTPSPQPGAETIPPRELASARHLLRHIAASPEQPGGTWHPALRPGPVTDAALAARRSAPPDDLTRPPGRDLLTLLLTTAGTARPDGPAWTAAVGGGDPALYAKAPEGRGLDVRAAGDARPTLAHWAAGQRWIGGTGAVLLAHGCPMDAPPAVVRTCHLAAGYAAGAVQAHATALGLRSRPIGSWQGADLGAALGEAPGRDWIVHGVAVGAPPPPGPVAPDSARRPRTPEGPSARTAPATATLAPTPTPAPAPAAPTPAPAAPAPAPAAPTPAPVPATPTDAAPTAAAPAAPPGEEERP, from the coding sequence ATGCCCGACCCCTCGGCCCGGACAGCCGCACCCGAATCCGGGGCGCGACCCGCGTCCGGCCTCCTGCGCCGGGCCCTCGCGGACGTCCGCTCCTCGCGTGCGCCGGGCCCCGCCCCGTACGTCCCCGAGCGCCCGTTCCCCGGGCCCGGGGCCGGGCTGCCGTTGGCCGGGGACGAACCCCGGCCCGGGATGGGCCCAGGGGGCCGGGCCGCGGTCGACCTGGACCGCGTCCTGCGCCTCTCGCTGGCCGCGCCCGCCGGTGCCCCGGGCCGGCTGCGGCCCGTTCCCTCGGCGGGAGCCCTGCACCCGGTGTGCGCGCACCTCCTGGTCGGGCCGGGGTGTTCGCTGCCACCCGGACGTTACGCCTACGACCCGCGCGCCCACCGCGCCCACCAGCGCGGCCCCGCCCCCGACGATCCGCCCCCGGGCGTGCTCGTCGTCCTCACCGCCGCCGCCTCGCGCACCGTCGCGCACTACGGCCACCGCGCCTGGCCGCTGCTCCTGCTGGACACGGGCCACGCCGCCGCGGCCCTGGCGCTGGCCGGGTCGCCGGCCGCCGACGTGCTGGTCTGCCTCGACGCGGACGCCGCCCTCCTCTCCGCCGCCGCAGGGTTGCCCGCCGCTCCGGACCGGCCCGGGGCCCGGCCCGGCGGCGAACCGGAACTGCCGCTCGCGGCCGTGAGGTTGACGCCCGCGGGCACGACCGCCGAGTCCCACGGGACACTGAGCGCGTGGGCCGATTCGCCCCGTGCCGCGACGACCCCGTCGCCGCAGCCCGGTGCGGAGACCATCCCGCCCCGCGAACTCGCCTCCGCACGGCACTTGTTGCGCCACATCGCGGCATCCCCCGAGCAGCCGGGCGGCACCTGGCACCCGGCCCTCCGCCCGGGACCGGTGACCGACGCGGCCTTGGCAGCGCGCCGGAGCGCCCCGCCCGACGACCTGACCCGCCCACCGGGCCGGGATCTGCTCACCCTGCTCCTGACCACAGCCGGGACAGCACGGCCGGACGGACCCGCCTGGACCGCGGCGGTCGGCGGTGGCGATCCTGCCCTGTACGCGAAGGCGCCCGAGGGCCGGGGCCTCGATGTCCGCGCCGCCGGAGACGCTCGTCCCACCCTCGCCCACTGGGCCGCGGGCCAGCGGTGGATCGGCGGCACGGGCGCGGTGCTCCTCGCCCACGGCTGCCCCATGGACGCCCCGCCGGCCGTTGTTCGCACCTGCCACCTCGCCGCCGGGTACGCGGCCGGAGCGGTCCAGGCCCACGCCACGGCGCTGGGCCTGCGCTCCCGGCCCATCGGGTCCTGGCAGGGGGCGGACCTGGGCGCGGCGCTGGGCGAGGCGCCCGGACGCGACTGGATCGTGCACGGCGTGGCGGTGGGAGCACCCCCGCCGCCGGGCCCCGTAGCCCCGGACTCCGCCCGACGCCCACGGACCCCCGAAGGGCCATCAGCCCGGACGGCCCCTGCCACAGCGACCCTGGCACCCACACCCACACCCGCACCCGCACCCGCAGCCCCGACCCCGGCACCCGCCGCCCCGGCACCCGCACCCGCAGCCCCGACCCCGGCACCCGTACCCGCAACCCCGACAGACGCAGCCCCGACCGCCGCCGCTCCGGCGGCACCGCCCGGCGAGGAAGAACGCCCATGA
- a CDS encoding cytochrome P450 produces MTVPYQLSEDRALRAADVDLADPAFWRLPRPVRLRAFALLRELDAPVLFTPRAGAARTAGKPFHALVRHADVRTASRTPQVFASAPGVTTPEPAGWAKALFGNSMVNMDGPEHAALRRIISRRFTPRLLADVEENVGRLAGRLVDELIAERPRDFMPSAASRLPLEVICDLMGIPEAYRERIAEQIDHASEHVGVERRGRARLRIPGRGLASLARMQFVMGRLARERRRHPEDDLVSALVSADIDGEALSGQQLGAFFSLLLVAGVETTRNAIAHGLFLLDRHPEQRELLRADFDGHIDGAVDEIVRHSTPIIQFRRTVTAECALGGRTFLPGEKVALIYASANRDEAVFTHPDRFDITRSPNPHLGYGGGGPHHCLGAHLARLEMTALFRELIARRPVMRNLGDPALVDSNFDNRVGSLPFTFGPTFT; encoded by the coding sequence ATGACCGTTCCGTACCAGTTGTCCGAGGACCGTGCACTGCGCGCGGCGGACGTCGATCTGGCCGACCCGGCCTTCTGGCGGCTGCCGCGCCCCGTCAGGCTCAGGGCGTTCGCCCTGCTGCGGGAGCTGGACGCACCGGTCCTGTTCACGCCCCGGGCCGGTGCCGCGCGCACCGCCGGCAAGCCGTTCCACGCCCTGGTGCGCCATGCGGACGTGCGGACCGCGAGCCGCACGCCCCAGGTGTTCGCGAGCGCTCCGGGGGTCACCACCCCCGAGCCGGCCGGCTGGGCGAAGGCCCTGTTCGGGAACTCGATGGTCAACATGGACGGGCCCGAGCACGCGGCGCTGCGCCGGATCATCTCGCGGCGGTTCACCCCCCGGCTGCTGGCGGACGTCGAGGAGAACGTCGGCCGGCTCGCCGGGCGGCTGGTGGACGAGCTGATCGCCGAGCGCCCCCGGGACTTCATGCCGTCGGCGGCCTCGCGGCTGCCGCTGGAGGTGATCTGCGACCTGATGGGCATCCCGGAGGCGTACCGGGAGCGGATCGCGGAACAGATCGACCACGCCTCGGAGCACGTCGGCGTCGAGCGCCGGGGCCGGGCCCGGCTGCGGATTCCCGGCCGTGGGCTGGCGTCGCTGGCCCGGATGCAGTTCGTCATGGGGCGGCTCGCCCGGGAACGGCGCCGCCACCCCGAGGACGACCTCGTCTCGGCGCTCGTCAGCGCGGACATCGACGGCGAGGCGCTGTCCGGGCAGCAGCTCGGGGCCTTCTTCTCGCTGCTGCTGGTGGCCGGGGTGGAGACGACCCGCAACGCCATCGCGCACGGGCTGTTCCTGCTCGACCGGCATCCGGAGCAGCGGGAGCTGCTGCGGGCCGACTTCGACGGGCACATCGACGGCGCCGTCGACGAGATCGTGCGGCATTCGACCCCGATCATCCAGTTCCGCAGGACGGTCACCGCGGAATGCGCACTGGGCGGCCGCACGTTTCTCCCGGGGGAGAAAGTCGCCCTCATTTACGCGTCGGCCAATCGCGACGAGGCGGTTTTCACCCATCCGGATCGCTTCGACATCACCCGGTCGCCCAATCCCCATCTGGGATACGGCGGCGGGGGCCCGCACCACTGCCTGGGAGCGCATCTGGCGCGGCTCGAAATGACCGCCCTCTTCCGGGAACTGATCGCCCGTCGTCCCGTCATGCGAAATCTGGGAGATCCCGCTCTGGTCGACTCGAATTTCGACAACCGCGTCGGCTCGCTGCCCTTCACGTTCGGCCCCACATTCACCTGA
- a CDS encoding glycoside hydrolase family 26 protein has translation MPAKRRLIVSCIAAAALSLLAGGGIAGQSPPGTDSVDGAAPGPTRAASSTAHGAYLDYGPAGISRMAELSRWLGGAELRVGHTYLPGDLWVNIEGTPDFLESWADWRQADAERMFVLNVPMLERNEERVPDGEVRTLLRAGAAGEYDQHFTRLAERLVGLGVPDTVIVLGWEMNGTTYTHRCGPDPASWKAYWQRIVTAMRAVPGQDFRFDFTPSRGRDAVPWTECYPGDDVVDIIGMDSYDQPPGETFDDQITDPYGLQKHVDFAAEHGKPISFPEWGLFRNGDNPEYMRRMLEWIDRQEPLYQTVTDYCPHGVWQCGSNPRSSKVFRTMLTEMAAPSAPAPSPTPRPTSTPTPDPTGPAPSPTVPPSVAPSPAAPSPTAPGAGGPPAREWCVPVPFGDWLGPWLREREICFRY, from the coding sequence ATGCCGGCTAAGCGCCGTCTTATCGTTTCGTGCATCGCGGCGGCTGCTCTCAGCCTCCTGGCGGGTGGCGGCATCGCGGGCCAGTCACCGCCGGGCACCGATTCCGTCGACGGCGCCGCACCCGGCCCGACGCGGGCGGCGAGCAGCACGGCGCACGGCGCGTATCTGGACTACGGGCCCGCCGGGATCAGCAGGATGGCCGAACTGTCCCGCTGGCTCGGCGGGGCGGAACTGCGGGTGGGACACACGTACCTGCCGGGCGATCTGTGGGTGAACATCGAGGGGACACCTGATTTCCTCGAATCCTGGGCGGACTGGAGACAGGCGGACGCTGAACGGATGTTCGTCCTGAACGTGCCGATGCTGGAGCGCAACGAGGAACGGGTCCCGGACGGCGAGGTCCGCACCCTGCTCCGGGCAGGCGCGGCCGGGGAGTACGACCAGCACTTCACGCGGCTCGCGGAGCGCCTGGTGGGGCTGGGCGTTCCCGACACCGTGATCGTGCTCGGCTGGGAGATGAACGGCACCACCTACACCCATCGGTGCGGTCCCGATCCCGCGTCCTGGAAGGCGTACTGGCAACGGATCGTCACGGCGATGCGCGCGGTGCCCGGTCAGGACTTCCGCTTCGACTTCACGCCGAGCCGGGGGCGGGACGCGGTGCCGTGGACCGAGTGCTACCCGGGCGACGACGTCGTCGACATCATCGGGATGGACTCCTACGACCAGCCTCCCGGTGAGACCTTCGACGACCAGATCACCGACCCGTACGGGCTCCAGAAGCACGTCGACTTCGCCGCGGAGCACGGCAAGCCGATCTCGTTCCCGGAGTGGGGGCTCTTCCGCAACGGCGACAACCCCGAGTACATGCGGCGGATGCTGGAGTGGATCGACCGGCAGGAGCCGCTCTACCAGACGGTCACGGACTACTGCCCGCACGGCGTCTGGCAGTGCGGGAGCAATCCGCGGTCCTCGAAGGTGTTCCGGACGATGCTGACCGAGATGGCCGCGCCGTCCGCGCCCGCGCCCAGCCCGACACCGAGGCCCACCTCTACGCCCACGCCCGACCCGACGGGTCCGGCCCCCTCCCCCACGGTCCCGCCGTCCGTGGCGCCGTCCCCGGCGGCGCCCTCGCCCACAGCCCCGGGGGCCGGGGGACCGCCCGCCCGCGAGTGGTGCGTGCCGGTCCCGTTCGGCGACTGGCTGGGCCCGTGGCTGCGGGAGCGCGAGATCTGCTTCCGCTACTGA
- a CDS encoding SpoIIE family protein phosphatase, whose translation MASADEGSPAEPGPLPSGDGLGPARTTDGAAAVIAGDGTVIGWTRGAQVLLGYPAAEVVGRSAAQLLMGPPDARRTAAVAARCRAGSGWSGLVPLRARDGRSLDIDVRSTASFLIAGREGFLVSGRELTPHWTMHGSVVDGFLARSPVGMAVLDPDLRYLWLNDTLERVDGVPREQRLGRRPSEVLPGALATPIERLMRQVLSTGEAITDYEYLGWSWPDPRRRRAFTSSFFPLADAGGRPIGIGCMVLDVTDRWNARRLLALVNEAGASIGSTLDVQRTAQELADFAVPRFADFVFVDLLENPFGGDRPGTVAPAEGQRPAMRRAGMSSVREGCPEAVVRVGEPVDFVPPPYDARFLLDGDPVLLPALDPDHHGWTVEQPERADRLREFGLHSLISVPMRARDTVLGLTTFMRSQNPVPFDEDDVAPARELVARAAVSVDNARRYTREHTAALVLQQSLLPHTLRGGTALDVASSYLPADPKDGVGGDWFDVIPLSGARVGLVIGDVVGHGIGAAATMGRLRTAVQTLADMDLPPDELLARLDDLVLRLSEEERAGGPAERGGTTVVGATCLYAVYDPANGCCTMARAGHPPPVVVLPDSTVSFPDLPAGPPLGLGGLPFEALEIELPEGSLLGLYTDGLIEGADKDLERGMDRLGRAVSRDGMPLEQLCPAVVGELLPVPQPDDIALLLARTHRLSPEHLVSWDVPVDPAAVGETRARVSRQLEAWGLAELSMTTELIVSELVTNAIRYGAGPVRLRLLFQSVLTCEVSDASNTSPRLRHARTTDEGGRGLFLVAQLAHRWGTRYTPQGKIIWAEQPLP comes from the coding sequence ATGGCATCCGCCGACGAGGGCTCCCCGGCGGAGCCCGGCCCGCTGCCCTCCGGGGACGGGCTCGGACCGGCGCGGACGACCGACGGCGCGGCGGCGGTGATCGCCGGGGACGGCACGGTCATCGGCTGGACCCGCGGCGCCCAGGTGCTGCTCGGGTATCCGGCGGCCGAAGTGGTCGGACGGTCCGCCGCCCAGCTGCTCATGGGCCCCCCGGACGCCCGGCGCACGGCTGCGGTGGCCGCCCGCTGCCGGGCCGGTTCGGGATGGAGCGGACTGGTCCCCCTGCGGGCCCGGGACGGCCGGTCGCTGGACATCGACGTACGGTCCACCGCCTCGTTCCTGATCGCCGGTCGGGAGGGCTTTCTGGTCTCCGGGCGGGAACTCACCCCGCACTGGACGATGCACGGGTCCGTGGTCGACGGCTTCCTGGCCCGGTCGCCGGTCGGCATGGCGGTGCTCGACCCCGACCTGCGCTACCTCTGGCTGAACGACACCCTGGAACGGGTCGACGGCGTGCCCCGGGAACAGCGTCTGGGGCGCCGGCCGAGCGAGGTGCTGCCCGGAGCGCTGGCGACGCCCATCGAGCGGCTGATGCGGCAGGTCCTGTCGACCGGCGAGGCGATCACGGACTACGAGTACCTGGGCTGGAGCTGGCCCGATCCGCGCCGTCGGCGGGCGTTCACGAGCTCGTTCTTCCCGCTGGCCGACGCCGGGGGCCGACCGATCGGCATCGGCTGCATGGTCCTCGACGTCACCGACCGGTGGAACGCGCGCCGGCTGCTCGCGCTGGTGAACGAGGCCGGAGCGAGCATCGGCTCCACCCTGGACGTACAGCGTACGGCGCAGGAACTCGCCGACTTCGCGGTGCCCCGGTTCGCGGACTTCGTCTTCGTCGACCTGTTGGAGAACCCGTTCGGCGGTGACCGTCCGGGGACGGTGGCGCCGGCCGAAGGGCAGCGGCCTGCCATGCGCCGGGCCGGTATGAGCTCGGTGCGGGAGGGCTGCCCGGAGGCGGTCGTGCGGGTCGGGGAGCCGGTCGACTTCGTGCCGCCGCCGTACGACGCGCGCTTCCTCCTCGACGGCGACCCCGTTCTGCTCCCGGCGCTCGATCCGGACCACCACGGGTGGACGGTGGAGCAGCCCGAGCGGGCCGACCGGCTGCGGGAGTTCGGTCTGCACTCGCTGATCTCCGTACCGATGCGGGCGCGCGACACCGTGCTGGGGCTGACCACCTTCATGCGGTCGCAGAATCCGGTGCCGTTCGACGAGGACGATGTGGCGCCCGCCCGGGAGCTGGTGGCGCGCGCCGCCGTGTCCGTGGACAACGCCCGCCGCTACACCCGGGAGCACACCGCGGCGCTCGTCCTCCAGCAGAGCCTGCTGCCGCACACGCTGCGCGGCGGGACGGCACTGGACGTGGCGTCGTCGTACCTTCCGGCCGACCCGAAGGACGGGGTGGGCGGCGACTGGTTCGACGTGATCCCGCTGTCCGGGGCCCGGGTGGGTCTGGTCATCGGCGATGTCGTCGGGCACGGCATCGGGGCCGCCGCGACCATGGGCCGGCTGCGGACCGCCGTACAGACGCTGGCCGACATGGATCTTCCCCCGGACGAACTGCTGGCACGCCTGGACGATCTCGTCCTGCGGCTCAGCGAGGAGGAGCGCGCGGGGGGACCGGCGGAGCGGGGCGGGACGACGGTGGTGGGGGCCACCTGCCTGTACGCCGTCTACGACCCGGCGAACGGCTGCTGCACGATGGCGCGGGCCGGTCACCCGCCGCCGGTGGTCGTCCTGCCGGACAGCACGGTCAGCTTCCCGGACCTGCCCGCCGGCCCGCCACTGGGACTGGGCGGGCTGCCCTTCGAGGCCCTGGAGATCGAGCTGCCCGAAGGAAGCCTCCTCGGCCTCTACACCGACGGGCTCATCGAAGGGGCAGACAAGGATCTCGAACGCGGAATGGACCGGCTCGGCCGGGCGGTGTCCCGGGACGGTATGCCGCTGGAGCAGCTGTGTCCGGCGGTGGTCGGGGAGTTGCTGCCCGTCCCGCAGCCGGACGACATCGCGCTGCTCCTCGCCCGGACGCATCGCCTGAGTCCCGAGCACCTGGTTTCGTGGGACGTGCCCGTGGACCCCGCGGCGGTCGGCGAGACCCGGGCCAGGGTCTCCCGCCAGCTGGAGGCGTGGGGGCTCGCGGAGCTGTCGATGACGACGGAGCTGATCGTCAGCGAACTGGTGACCAACGCGATCCGGTACGGCGCGGGGCCGGTGCGGCTGCGGCTCCTGTTCCAGTCCGTGCTGACCTGCGAGGTGTCCGACGCCAGCAACACCTCGCCGCGGCTGCGGCACGCCAGGACGACGGACGAGGGCGGCCGCGGACTGTTCCTGGTCGCGCAGCTCGCCCATCGGTGGGGCACGCGCTACACACCCCAAGGGAAGATCATCTGGGCCGAGCAGCCTCTTCCCTGA
- a CDS encoding ABC transporter ATP-binding protein/permease, which yields MMLHPELLRAAHTARRPLGLATALLAAVTATHLAQAVLLALVLARIARGETSALVPLLTAVIAVVLVRAGLGRAQRLTAVTAGATVRIRLRDTLLERLGALGPTAITGARAGAVRATLVDGVEGVDAYVSRYLPQALITCAVPPLLLVAVALVEPYAALALGPALVLALFGPRWWDRLLARRGKEHWDSYEALAADYLEALQGMPTLRATGAVGRVRERLERRSAALHRTTVAKLRVSLVDTGLTDLAVQGGTAAAVLVACSSAATGRTAATGTYLLLLLASECFRPVRDLSREWHAGYLGVSAADGIAGLRTAEAAVPDRGTVTAAWEGAPEIRFEDVHFTHPGSGRPALRGVTFTAAPGRTTAVVGPSGAGKSTLLSLLLRQRDPDSGRLAVAGTATAAYTLASLRRGIAVVSQDTYLFHATIAENLRIARPAATDEQLRAAARTAGIDQEIARLPDGYATLVGERGATLSGGQRQRLALARALLADAPVLILDEATSAVDERGQARIVRELSAAGRGRTCVVVAHRLDAVRHADHIVVLDAGRVAATGDHTTLLAGGGVYASLVAAGRTAQEERAA from the coding sequence ATGATGCTCCACCCCGAACTCCTGCGCGCCGCGCACACCGCGCGCCGCCCGCTCGGCCTCGCCACCGCACTGCTCGCGGCGGTCACCGCCACCCACCTCGCCCAGGCCGTCCTTCTCGCCCTCGTGCTCGCCCGGATCGCCCGGGGGGAGACGTCCGCCCTGGTTCCGCTGCTCACCGCCGTCATCGCCGTCGTCCTGGTCCGCGCCGGACTCGGCCGCGCCCAGCGCCTGACCGCCGTCACGGCGGGAGCCACCGTACGGATCAGGCTGCGCGACACCCTGCTGGAGCGGCTCGGCGCACTCGGCCCCACCGCGATCACCGGTGCGCGCGCCGGAGCCGTGCGCGCCACACTGGTGGACGGCGTCGAGGGCGTCGACGCCTACGTCTCGCGCTATCTGCCCCAAGCGCTCATCACCTGCGCCGTTCCGCCGCTGCTGCTCGTCGCCGTCGCCCTCGTCGAGCCGTACGCGGCTCTGGCCCTCGGCCCCGCCCTGGTGCTCGCCCTGTTCGGGCCCCGCTGGTGGGACCGGCTGCTCGCGCGGCGGGGCAAGGAGCACTGGGACTCCTACGAAGCCCTCGCCGCCGACTACCTGGAGGCGCTCCAGGGGATGCCGACCCTGCGCGCGACGGGTGCGGTGGGCCGCGTACGGGAACGGCTGGAGCGGCGGTCGGCCGCCCTGCACCGGACCACCGTCGCCAAACTCCGGGTCTCGCTCGTCGACACCGGCCTCACCGACCTGGCCGTCCAGGGCGGCACGGCCGCCGCCGTCCTCGTGGCGTGCTCGTCGGCCGCCACCGGCCGTACCGCCGCCACCGGCACCTACCTCCTGCTGCTCCTCGCCTCCGAATGCTTCCGCCCCGTCCGCGACCTGTCCCGCGAATGGCACGCGGGATACCTCGGGGTGTCCGCGGCCGACGGGATCGCCGGCCTGCGCACCGCCGAAGCCGCCGTGCCCGACCGGGGAACCGTGACCGCCGCCTGGGAGGGCGCACCCGAAATCCGTTTCGAGGACGTGCACTTCACCCACCCGGGAAGCGGGCGGCCCGCCCTCCGCGGCGTCACCTTCACCGCCGCCCCCGGGCGCACCACAGCCGTCGTCGGTCCGTCCGGGGCGGGGAAGTCGACCCTGCTGAGCCTGCTGCTGCGGCAGCGGGACCCGGACAGCGGCCGCCTCGCCGTCGCCGGGACGGCCACCGCCGCGTACACCCTCGCCTCGCTGCGCCGGGGCATCGCCGTGGTCTCGCAGGACACCTACCTCTTCCACGCCACGATCGCGGAGAACCTGCGCATCGCCCGCCCGGCCGCCACCGACGAACAACTGCGCGCCGCCGCCCGCACCGCCGGGATCGACCAGGAGATCGCCCGGCTGCCGGACGGTTACGCCACCCTCGTCGGCGAACGCGGCGCCACCCTCTCCGGCGGACAGCGCCAACGGCTCGCCCTCGCGCGGGCGCTGCTGGCCGACGCCCCCGTCCTGATCCTGGACGAGGCCACCAGCGCGGTCGACGAGCGCGGCCAGGCCCGCATCGTGCGGGAACTGTCGGCGGCCGGCCGAGGCCGCACCTGTGTCGTCGTCGCCCACCGGCTGGACGCCGTACGCCACGCCGACCACATCGTCGTCCTCGACGCGGGCCGTGTCGCCGCGACGGGCGACCACACCACCCTGCTCGCGGGCGGCGGCGTGTACGCCTCGCTCGTCGCGGCCGGACGCACCGCTCAGGAGGAGCGCGCCGCATGA
- a CDS encoding ABC transporter ATP-binding protein: protein MTSTPAPTGPARPPGPAADVDDAAGALRSLLPVLGAHRATVLRTCLAALVDQAALVALVTLAAYTVGTAVTEHRPPAAGTVAVLIGLVLLRALATWREMDLSHDLAYRVLAELRVRVFDGLARSAPARIAGRRSGDLAATALGDVEALEFFYAHAIAQLLASGVVFAVSAAVLAALGPWLLLAVVPAALLLVWSPLFEARGRAERGARTRSALAEVSSETVESVDGLRELLMTGALNRRRARLRSAGRRLARAQRAEQSWETGAGATRDLLVVAAVIAVVAAAAHAASTGRLDGAWAPAAMALALGALAPVAESAAALGRAGGLRAAAARVRAAVHAPAGAPAPAAPRPVPPGPLGLRLRGVRFGYGGEAVLDGVDLTVRPGETVALVGASGAGKSTCAHLLARYWDPEAGAVELLPTAPDRPLDLRDLAEEDLRAAVSVVGQEAPLFHGTLAENLRLGAPGATMDELGEVARICGITPIADALPDGLDTAVGERGATLSGGQRARVALARGLLSGPRVLVLDETTAHLDHRGDAELSRALAADSATRTTLVIAHRPATVRRADRIAVLDGGRIVEEGTWDELIRAGGPLTRLFAREESP, encoded by the coding sequence ATGACCTCGACCCCTGCCCCGACCGGTCCCGCCCGTCCCCCCGGCCCCGCCGCAGACGTGGACGACGCTGCCGGTGCCCTGCGCTCGCTCCTCCCGGTCCTCGGCGCGCACCGCGCGACCGTCCTGCGCACCTGTCTGGCCGCCCTCGTCGACCAGGCCGCCCTGGTCGCCCTCGTGACCCTCGCCGCGTACACGGTGGGCACGGCCGTCACCGAGCACCGGCCGCCCGCCGCGGGAACCGTCGCGGTCCTGATCGGGCTGGTCCTGCTCCGGGCCCTCGCCACCTGGCGGGAGATGGACCTCTCGCACGACCTCGCCTACCGGGTCCTCGCCGAACTGCGCGTCCGGGTCTTCGACGGGCTGGCCCGCAGCGCCCCCGCCCGGATCGCGGGCCGGCGCAGCGGCGACCTCGCGGCCACCGCGCTCGGGGACGTCGAGGCCCTGGAGTTCTTCTACGCCCACGCCATCGCGCAACTCCTCGCCTCCGGCGTGGTCTTCGCGGTGTCGGCCGCTGTCCTGGCGGCCCTCGGCCCCTGGCTGCTGCTCGCCGTCGTGCCCGCCGCGCTCCTCCTGGTCTGGTCGCCGCTGTTCGAAGCGCGCGGGCGCGCGGAGCGCGGGGCGCGGACCCGGAGCGCGCTCGCCGAGGTCTCGTCGGAGACGGTGGAGAGCGTCGACGGGCTGCGCGAGCTCCTGATGACGGGGGCGCTGAACCGCAGGCGGGCCCGGCTGCGGTCCGCCGGACGTCGGCTCGCCCGCGCCCAGCGCGCCGAACAGTCCTGGGAGACCGGTGCGGGCGCGACCCGCGATCTGCTGGTCGTCGCCGCCGTCATCGCGGTCGTGGCGGCCGCCGCCCACGCCGCGTCCACCGGACGTCTGGACGGGGCGTGGGCCCCGGCCGCCATGGCACTCGCCCTGGGAGCCCTGGCGCCGGTCGCCGAATCGGCGGCCGCACTCGGCCGTGCCGGGGGCCTGCGCGCAGCCGCCGCCCGGGTCCGGGCCGCCGTGCACGCCCCCGCCGGGGCCCCAGCTCCCGCCGCCCCCCGCCCCGTTCCGCCGGGGCCGCTCGGCCTGCGGCTGCGCGGAGTCCGGTTCGGCTACGGGGGAGAGGCCGTGCTGGACGGCGTCGACCTGACCGTCCGGCCGGGCGAGACCGTGGCCCTCGTCGGAGCGTCCGGGGCGGGCAAGTCGACCTGCGCCCACCTCCTGGCGCGGTACTGGGACCCCGAGGCCGGCGCCGTGGAGCTCCTGCCCACCGCCCCGGACCGCCCGCTGGACCTGCGGGACCTCGCCGAGGAGGACCTGCGTGCCGCCGTGTCCGTGGTGGGGCAGGAGGCCCCGCTCTTCCACGGCACCCTCGCCGAGAACCTCCGCCTGGGCGCTCCGGGCGCCACGATGGACGAGCTGGGCGAGGTGGCCCGGATCTGCGGCATCACTCCCATCGCCGACGCCCTGCCCGACGGGCTGGACACCGCCGTCGGCGAGCGCGGAGCGACCCTGTCCGGCGGCCAGCGCGCCCGGGTGGCCCTGGCCCGGGGACTGCTGAGCGGCCCGCGGGTCCTCGTCCTGGACGAGACGACGGCCCATCTGGACCACCGGGGCGACGCGGAACTGTCCCGGGCGCTCGCGGCCGACTCGGCCACCCGGACGACCCTGGTGATCGCCCACCGCCCGGCGACGGTCCGCAGGGCCGACCGGATCGCGGTCCTGGACGGCGGGCGCATCGTCGAGGAGGGCACCTGGGACGAGCTGATCCGGGCGGGCGGCCCGCTGACCCGCCTCTTCGCCCGCGAGGAGAGCCCCTGA